A stretch of Nitrospira sp. DNA encodes these proteins:
- the rplR gene encoding 50S ribosomal protein L18 has product MNTAEKARQLEQRRQRVRKRVFGTTERPRLNVFRSRSHIYAQIIDDLKGATLAAASSLDKSLKASLKSTGSIEAAKAVGKLLADRAKTAKVSSVVFDRGGRMYHGRVKALAEASREGGLQF; this is encoded by the coding sequence ATGAATACAGCAGAAAAAGCACGACAACTTGAACAGCGAAGGCAGCGAGTCCGTAAGCGGGTATTTGGCACCACCGAGCGCCCCCGTCTGAATGTATTTCGCAGCAGATCCCATATCTATGCGCAAATCATTGACGACCTGAAGGGCGCGACGCTGGCTGCTGCATCCTCGCTCGATAAATCCTTGAAGGCTTCCTTGAAGTCGACCGGAAGCATTGAGGCGGCCAAGGCTGTTGGAAAACTCTTGGCCGATCGGGCTAAAACGGCGAAAGTCTCCTCGGTCGTGTTTGACCGCGGCGGTCGAATGTATCATGGGCGGGTCAAGGCTCTCGCGGAGGCTTCTCGCGAGGGTGGGCTTCAGTTTTAG
- the rplF gene encoding 50S ribosomal protein L6 encodes MSRIGKKPIAIPAGVEVKVAGPTVSVKGPLGKLDWSLVEGVAVAVESGNVVVSRSSDDQKVRALHGLVRAELNNMIHGVTKGYERSLEITGVGYKAALQGKTMSFNVGYINPVVYQVPTGIDVKVDKQTLINVKGIDKRLVGQVAANLRAIKPPDVYKQKGVRYMGETLRKKEGKTGK; translated from the coding sequence ATGTCACGGATTGGGAAAAAGCCGATTGCCATTCCAGCCGGAGTGGAAGTGAAAGTCGCTGGCCCGACGGTCTCGGTCAAGGGCCCGCTTGGCAAGTTAGACTGGTCGCTGGTTGAGGGGGTTGCGGTTGCAGTCGAAAGCGGGAACGTCGTCGTCAGCCGGTCCAGTGATGATCAAAAGGTGCGCGCGCTTCATGGGTTGGTCCGGGCTGAGCTGAATAACATGATCCATGGTGTGACCAAGGGGTATGAGCGTTCATTGGAAATCACCGGAGTCGGTTATAAGGCGGCATTGCAGGGCAAGACGATGAGTTTCAACGTCGGGTACATCAATCCCGTGGTCTATCAGGTTCCAACCGGGATTGACGTCAAGGTCGACAAGCAGACGCTCATCAATGTGAAGGGGATCGACAAGCGGCTCGTTGGGCAAGTTGCCGCGAATCTGCGCGCCATTAAGCCTCCCGATGTGTACAAGCAGAAGGGCGTGCGGTATATGGGCGAAACGTTGCGAAAGAAGGAAGGCAAGACGGGGAAATAG
- the rpsH gene encoding 30S ribosomal protein S8 gives MVTDPISDLLTRLKNGSQRRHDTISVPASKLKRAVLDILKKEGYVDGVESATEDGHPVLSVQLRYVGEGQPMITGMQRISKPGRRVYVGSKEIAKVRNGIGVAILSTSKGIMTDAESRKNGLGGEVLCSVW, from the coding sequence ATGGTTACTGATCCAATTAGCGATCTTCTCACTCGATTGAAAAATGGCTCTCAGCGCCGTCACGACACCATTTCGGTGCCTGCGTCAAAATTGAAGCGGGCCGTCCTGGACATCCTGAAAAAGGAAGGCTATGTGGATGGTGTGGAGTCGGCGACGGAAGATGGGCATCCTGTGTTGTCCGTTCAGCTACGCTATGTGGGCGAAGGCCAGCCTATGATTACGGGCATGCAGCGCATCAGCAAGCCTGGCCGGCGCGTCTATGTTGGCAGCAAGGAAATTGCCAAGGTGAGAAACGGGATTGGTGTGGCGATCCTGTCGACCTCAAAAGGCATTATGACGGATGCAGAGTCCCGCAAGAACGGATTGGGCGGTGAAGTACTCTGTTCTGTATGGTAA
- a CDS encoding type Z 30S ribosomal protein S14 — translation MSRLALRNKAVSKPKFGCRCYNRCPLCGRVRGFLNRFRMCRICFRLLSLKGDIPGIRKSSW, via the coding sequence GTGTCACGTTTAGCGCTACGGAATAAGGCGGTCAGTAAGCCAAAGTTTGGATGCCGGTGCTATAACCGATGCCCGTTGTGCGGGCGTGTGCGTGGATTTTTAAATCGGTTCCGCATGTGCAGGATTTGCTTCCGGCTATTGAGTCTCAAGGGAGATATCCCTGGAATTCGCAAGTCGAGCTGGTAG
- the rplE gene encoding 50S ribosomal protein L5, whose product MAKVEKGRTAKPSERKTSKKDGVASPQALDEGSHESSFKPRLRDAYQQKVVPALMKEFGYKNVMQVPKLERIVLNVGMGEAIQNAKLLEGAVTELGTITGQKPVITRAKKAIAGFKLRQGLPIGAKVTLRSRRMYEFFDRLVTLALPRIRDFRGVSPKAFDGRGNYTLGLKEQLIFPEIKYDEVASIHGMDITIVTTANTNDEGKALLKHLGMPFRV is encoded by the coding sequence ATGGCGAAGGTTGAAAAAGGGCGCACAGCGAAACCGTCAGAACGAAAGACTTCCAAGAAGGACGGCGTTGCATCGCCTCAGGCATTGGACGAGGGTAGTCATGAGTCGAGCTTTAAGCCGCGGCTCCGGGATGCGTACCAGCAGAAAGTCGTGCCTGCTCTCATGAAAGAGTTTGGCTATAAGAATGTGATGCAGGTGCCTAAGCTTGAGCGGATCGTGCTCAATGTCGGGATGGGAGAGGCGATTCAGAATGCCAAGTTGCTCGAGGGCGCGGTAACGGAGCTCGGCACGATCACGGGCCAAAAGCCGGTCATCACCAGAGCGAAGAAGGCTATTGCAGGATTCAAGTTGCGGCAGGGCCTTCCCATCGGCGCCAAAGTCACGCTCCGTAGCCGCCGCATGTATGAATTCTTCGACCGCCTGGTGACGCTTGCGTTGCCTCGTATTCGGGACTTCCGTGGAGTTTCCCCCAAGGCCTTTGACGGCCGCGGAAATTATACGCTGGGCCTGAAAGAGCAGTTGATTTTTCCAGAAATTAAGTATGATGAAGTGGCGTCGATTCACGGCATGGACATTACGATCGTGACGACCGCCAATACGAATGATGAGGGGAAAGCGCTGCTGAAGCATCTCGGCATGCCTTTCAGAGTCTGA
- the rplX gene encoding 50S ribosomal protein L24 — protein sequence MQALRKSRIRKGDTVVVISGRESGKSGKVLSVDLGKGKLIVEKLNMIKRHTKPSQKAKQGGILEREAPIAISNVMFFCPVTQKPTRLGMRKLEDGRRVRYSKKSNETVE from the coding sequence GTGCAAGCACTTCGGAAAAGCAGAATTAGAAAAGGTGACACGGTGGTGGTGATTTCCGGTCGCGAGTCCGGAAAGTCAGGAAAGGTTTTGTCCGTCGATTTGGGCAAGGGGAAGCTGATCGTTGAGAAGCTCAACATGATCAAGCGCCACACCAAGCCCAGTCAAAAGGCGAAGCAGGGCGGTATTCTTGAGCGCGAGGCTCCGATCGCCATCTCCAATGTGATGTTCTTCTGTCCGGTCACTCAGAAGCCAACGCGTCTGGGAATGCGCAAGCTGGAAGATGGCCGGCGGGTCCGGTACAGCAAAAAATCGAACGAGACTGTCGAGTAG
- the rplN gene encoding 50S ribosomal protein L14, whose translation MIQNYSYMDVADNSGAKQAMCFHVFGGTRRRYASLGDIVVVAVKEAIPQASVKKGDVSRAVIVRTTKEVRREDGSYIKFDRNACVLINKDGEPIGTRIFGPVARELRWKKFMKIISLAPEVL comes from the coding sequence ATGATTCAGAACTATAGCTATATGGATGTCGCTGACAACTCCGGGGCCAAGCAGGCGATGTGTTTCCATGTGTTCGGCGGAACTCGCCGCCGCTATGCGTCGCTCGGAGATATCGTTGTGGTGGCGGTGAAGGAAGCTATTCCGCAGGCTAGTGTGAAGAAGGGTGATGTGAGCCGTGCGGTGATCGTTCGGACGACGAAAGAAGTCCGCCGAGAAGATGGCTCTTACATCAAGTTTGACCGGAATGCCTGCGTGTTGATCAATAAGGATGGAGAGCCGATCGGGACTCGTATTTTCGGCCCGGTTGCGCGCGAGTTGCGCTGGAAGAAATTCATGAAAATCATCTCCCTGGCACCTGAAGTGTTATAG
- the rpsQ gene encoding 30S ribosomal protein S17, which translates to MSDAGSKREWVGRVLSNKMDKTVVVAVERSVIHPIYRKVLRRITKFKAHDEQNVCKIGDRVRMVETRPISKDKHWRVVEVIGK; encoded by the coding sequence ATGTCAGATGCAGGCAGTAAGCGCGAGTGGGTTGGCCGCGTGTTGAGCAACAAGATGGACAAGACGGTGGTGGTGGCCGTCGAGCGGTCGGTGATTCATCCCATCTATCGCAAGGTCCTTCGCCGGATCACAAAGTTCAAGGCGCACGATGAACAGAACGTATGCAAGATCGGCGATCGGGTGAGAATGGTTGAGACCCGCCCGATCAGCAAAGATAAGCATTGGCGCGTCGTGGAAGTGATTGGGAAGTAA
- the rpmC gene encoding 50S ribosomal protein L29 — translation MDVKELRQLTAPELLEKEKQLVQELFNFRFQLGTGRLENPMQIRKAKRDLARIKTVLREVSKV, via the coding sequence TTGGATGTGAAAGAATTGCGACAATTGACGGCCCCAGAGCTGCTCGAAAAGGAAAAACAGCTTGTTCAGGAGCTGTTTAACTTTCGGTTCCAGCTCGGCACGGGTCGGCTTGAAAATCCGATGCAGATTCGGAAGGCCAAGCGCGATCTGGCGAGGATCAAGACCGTCTTGCGGGAAGTCTCAAAGGTTTGA